In a genomic window of Bactrocera dorsalis isolate Fly_Bdor unplaced genomic scaffold, ASM2337382v1 BdCtg013, whole genome shotgun sequence:
- the LOC105227574 gene encoding programmed cell death 6-interacting protein translates to MSRILAVPPKKPAEVDIIKPLNNLIQSTYSGASTEEKAKYSEAVNEFSKQRNTAIWKFFEKYESSLEVVYAYYDQICSLETKIPVNELQIPFKWKDAFDKGSIFGGRISLTHTSLLYEKVCVLFNIASLQSNVAAAQALDSDEGLKLALKLLQQSAGIFQYLKSATPAAIPSEPTPDLSQDTLICLQALMVAQAQEVFILKAIKDNMKDQIIAKLCCQCEEFYADVLRAMQKESVRNIWEKEWIPAIAGKQAGFHALTHLYQSLACRAAKRIGEEIARLRSAVELFKAAQTRSGNTTYLDEYFSRARRNLEESTKDNEFIYNEMIPDVNSLPSPGKAQLAKALPMTSPLAVNFKDIFSELVPVELHRALTASDMRKNEIVNGEIMKLREATQTLNGVLASLNLPAAIETTDAGSGLPPSLREKAIDVRNKGGIESINTYLKELPELLQRNREILDETERLLDEERDSDNQLRNQFKQKWTRIPSDKLTEMFRTNAKKYREVITNAIEADKIVRQKFETNQKGIELLSMAPEQIQEAMPASGGSVDQNCSSVQRLKSLMEAVETIKAERDSIELELKSASFNMKDEFLSALQKDGAIDEPAISLSRIGQVLNPLQSQVKESVERQTTLISDIQQAHEQFASETGSCGSSRDKLYQELATAYDSFIELLGNLKEGTKFYNDLTELLVVFQNKISDFCFARKTEKEELLKDLTTESSRPAIGPTPTLPSHYSSTSGNDVSPSSSTSSVPDAPAHSAGNVPYPHQMQGMPMPYGATPNVPYPTYVPPPMPQGFNPYATLPYPGTPYQYSGFPQGPQPGHYGTYPGSFAHQQGGYPNQKPPGW, encoded by the exons ATGTCTAGAATACTTGCTGTGCCACCCAAGAAGCCGGCTGAGGTCGACATCATTAAACCGCTAAATAATCTCATTCAAAGCACCTATAGTGGAGCAAGTACCGAGGAAAAGGCCAAATATTCGGAAGCTGTAAATGAATTCTCAAAACAGCGCAACACAGCTATATggaagtttttcgaaaaatatgaatCTTCCCTCGAGGTAGTTTATGC TTACTATGATCAAATATGCTCTTTGGAAACTAAAATTCCTGTAAATGAACTTCAAATCCCTTTTAAGTGGAAGGATGCATTTGACAAAGGCTCAATTTTTGGTGGCCGCATTAGTTTGA CTCATACATCACTGCTATATGAAAAGGTATGTGTGCTCTTCAATATTGCTTCATTACAGAGCAATGTAGCAGCAGCACAGGCTTTGGATAGCGACGAAGGTTTAAAGCTTGCACTGAAGTTGCTCCAGCAAAGTGCAGGTATATTTCAGTATCTTAAAAGTGCTACACCCGCCGCCATACCATCTGAACCTACCCCAGATTTGAGTCAGGATACATTGATTTGTTTGCAAGCATTGATGGTGGCGCAGGCCCAAGAGGTTTTCATTTTAAAAGCCATCAAAG acaATATGAAAGATCAAATTATCGCTAAGCTTTGTTGCCAGTGCGAGGAATTCTATGCTGATGTATTGCGTGCCATGCAAAAGGAGAGCGTGCGTAATATTTGGGAAAAAGAATGGATTCCTGCCATTGCAGGCAAACAGGCAGGCTTTCACGCTTTAACACACCTATACCAGAGTTTGGCATGTCGCGCTGCAAAGCGTATCGGTGAGGAAATTGCACGTTTGCGTTCGGCTGTTGAGTTATTTAAAGCGGCTCAAACTCGTTCTGGGAATACTACCTACCTTGATGAGTACTTTAGTCGTGCCAGGCGAAACCTAGAGGAATCAACAAAGGACAATGAGTTCATCTACAATGAAATGATACCGGATGTAAATTCCTTGCCATCACCCGGAAAAGCACAGCTTGCTAAGGCGTTGCCAATGACCTCACCATTGGCGGTTAACTTTAAGGATATTTTCTCAGAATTAGTACCAGTTGAGTTACATCGTGCATTGACTGCATCCGACATGCGTAAGAATGAAATAGTGAATGGAGAAATAATGAAGCTTCGTGAGGCCACCCAGACGTTAAATGGCGTACTAGCTAGTTTGAATTTACCAGCAGCTATTGAGACCACCGACGCTGGCAGTGGTCTACCACCTTCTCTACGTGAAAAGGCTATCGATGTTCGTAACAAAGGCGGTATCGAGAGCATAAATACTTATCTGAAAGAACTGCCTGAGTTATTGCAACGTAATCGAGAAATATTGGACGAAACAGAACGTTTACTGGATGAAGAACGTGATTCTGACAATCAATTGCGAAACCAATTCAAGCAAAAGTGGACTCGAATTCCCTCTGATAAGCTTACAGAAATGTTTCGGACAAACGCGAAAAAATATCGTGAAGTAATCACAAATGCTATTGAAGCAGACAAAATTGTGCGCCAAAAATTCGAAACTAATCAGAAG gGCATAGAATTGCTTTCGATGGCTCCGGAGCAAATACAGGAAGCAATGCCCGCATCTGGAGGTAGCGTCGATCAGAACTGCAGTAGTGTGCAAAGATTGAAGAGTCTCATGGAAGCCGTGGAAACTATAAAAGCTGAACGTGATTCCATAGAATTGGAGCTAAAGTCGGCTTCATTTAATATGAAAGATGAATTTTTGTCAGCATTGCAAAAGGATGGCGCTATAGACGAGCCAGCAATATCCCTCTCCCGTATCGGGCAAGTTTTGAATCCACTGCAATCGCAGGTAAAGGAAAGTGTAGAACGTCAGACCACACTGATTAGTGACATTCAGCAAGCACACGAGCAATTCGCTTCTGAAACCGGTAGTTGTGGTAGTTCACGCGATAAGCTCTATCAAGAATTGGCAACCGCCTATGACAGTTTTATTGAGTTGCTGGGCAATTTGAAAGAAGGCACCAAATTCTATAATGACTTAACTGAACTGTTGGTGGtattccaaaataaaatttcagatttttgttTTGCGCGTAAAACCGAAAAGGAGGAACTTTTGAAGGACTTGACAACTGAGTCTAGTCGCCCGGCAATTGGTCCAACACCAACACTACCATCGCATTATTCGTCTACGTCAGGAAATG atgTAAGCCCATCCAGTTCAACATCATCCGTTCCGGACGCTCCAGCACATTCGGCCGGAAATGTGCCCTACCCACATCAAATGCAAGGCATGCCGATGCCATATGGCGCCACACCGAACGTTCCATACCCAACATACGTTCCGCCACCAATGCCACAAGGATTTAATCCGTATGCAACGCTGCCTTATCCAGGAA CGCCTTATCAGTATAGTGGTTTCCCACAGGGTCCGCAGCCCGGACACTATGGCACTTATCCTGGCAGCTTTGCTCATCAACAGGGTGGCTATCCTAATCAGAAACCACCAGGCTGGTAA
- the LOC105227576 gene encoding protein suppressor of variegation 3-7, with protein sequence MSFTDDSSDLDWKESKMKTSKSIKQEHQSKPKYAQKFCQKWLNIFNPWLTRCEDDPNKPFCRACQCRLDCNRCHLQRHERTTKHIRNLEILVSKGEGAARQNLSIRQERSKYYQQRKKFNSSLASSQDASEIGADTTDEFIEEAEPEAETAFQFVQAESAPGDQYTEETVLKQEITSADGQTDPLPANAALKQEKLRGSPKKAGVKKERMKLLMQIQKDKNDLMDSFRELMGTPGQQSPKKEKNHVDLFFESVSSSVKALSPKLIAETKMRVSQLICELELRALTENEANTSAVGGATAVVVSSDPGAVGNTYVINQPVTTMVHGTTAHHTTDNSGHHYEALS encoded by the exons ATGAGTTTTACTGACGATTCTTCAGATTTGGATTG GAAAGAgtcaaaaatgaaaacaagcaAGTCCATAAAACAGGAACATCAAAGTAAACCAAAGTACGCCCAAAAGTTTTGCCAGAAATGGCTGAATATCTTTAATCCGTGGCTTACACGTTGCGAAGATGATCCCAATAAACCGTTTTGCCGAGCATGCCAATGTCGCTTAGATTGCAACCGCTGCCACCTACAACGTCACGAGCGAACTACAAAACATATTCGCAACTTGGAAATTCTCGTAAGCAAAGGGGAAGGTGCGGCACGACAAAATCTAAGCATTCGTCAGGAACGTAGCAAGTACTATCAACAACGCAAGAAGTTTAATTCTTCTCTGGCATCTTCCCAAGATGCTTCCGAAATTGGCGCTGACACAACTGACGAATTCATTGAGGA AGCGGAACCTGAAGCGGAAACAGCATTTCAATTTGTTCAAGCGGAATCTGCGCCAGGCGACCAATATACAGAAGAAACCGTTTTGAAACAGGAAATTACATCTGCTGATGGCCAAACTGATCCCCTACCAGCGAATGCAGCATTAAAACAAGAGAAATTACGAGGAAGCCCGAAAAAGGCCGGAGTTAAAAAGGAACGAATGAAATTACTCATGCAAATACAAAAAGATAAGAACGATCTCATGGATTCATTTCGAGAACTTATGGGGACACCGGGAcaacaatctccgaaaaaagaaaaaaatcatgttgatttattttttgaaagcgtTAGTTCCAGTGTTAAAGCGTTATCTCCGAAACTGATAGCCGAAACAAAAATGCGTGTATCACAATTGATCTGTGAGTTGGAATTACGTGCTCTCACCGAAAATGAGGCCAATACCTCTGCAGTTGGCGGAgctactgctgttgttgtctcATCCGATCCCGGAGCCGTAGGTAATACATACGTTATAAATCAACCAGTAACGACGATGGTACATGGAACTACAGCACATCATACGACGGACAATAGTGGACATCATTACGAAGCTCTAAGTTGA